TAGTTACTGCTTCCATCGAAGTACAAAGCTGTCCCCGGATAACCTTCGAATGCCGCCACGAGGAGGCTGCTGGAAGTAGTTAGCATCGATAACGGGTTGTTCAATCCGCTCGACACGAGGAGCTGCGCATTCGATCCGTCGAGGTTAGCGCTCTCAATAGTGTTTGTTAAATAGTTGGTCCAGTAAAGAAGTCCCGCAGAACCCATGACGATTATTCCCCTCGGGTCGGATGAACTCAGTGTCAACACCGTCGCGGTGTCCGAGCCGTCGAGCGCGGCAGACATGATCTTTTTTTGCGTGCCGTATTCTGTCCAGTAGATTTTTGAATGGACCGTGTCTACGGCGATGCCCGAGATAAATGATGTCACCGATTCTATGTGCGCCACGCCTGAGCCGTTGAGCGAGCACATTCCTATGTACTTATCAGTCCCGCCATTGTCTGTCCAGTAAATCTTCCCGTTCTTCTCGTCGACCGCAATACCGGTGGGAGCACTCAGGCCGGTGGTGACGAGGTTCGTGATCGAGCCGCCGCTGGCCGGCGACGAGCGGATCATTTTGCTGCCGTTTTCGATCCAGTAGACGATCCCATTTGTATTATCGATTGCGATGCCGCGCGGCAGGTTCAGTCCGCTTGCATACGTTTGCTCACCTGTGCCATCCCTGTTGGAACGGTAGATATGTCCGCCGGTGACGTCCGTCCAGTAGATCATTCCGGTGCTCGCGTCAAGCGCGATAGCATACGGACTCGACAGGCCGCTCAGAACGGTTGCCTGTGACACCCCGTTGAATTTCGAAGTGTCTATCTTGTCGCCGCCGACTTCCGTCCAGAAAAGGGATTGACAATCAGCAGCCGAGGCGAACGCGGCAATCCCGACAACGACCAAAAGAACTTTTGCTTTCATTGCTCCTCCTTCTGCCGGAGATTTTTCAAGTCCCGGCACAATAAGTTTCAGGCTGTCAGGATCTGGCCGGGAATATTCCCGATGTGGCGATAATGAAGTTTACGGCAAGAAACGGCGGCATATTGTTGTGCGACTGGCTACTGCCGGCGCTCGTCAGCATGCTGGCGCTCATTGTACCGTTGGCCGTAGTCGCATAATGCTGAATGCCTTCGTTATTGACAGCCGGATAATTGCCCGAAGGGGTGCTTGATGTCCCGTTCGAAGTGCTCGCCTCAACCTGGTGGGTGTGGATCGGCATCTCGGAGCTGATGAGTGTGTGGTTCTCTTCGCCACTCTCTTCTCCTATTGGGCGATCCGTCAGGCCATTCCCCTGTCCCATACCGAGAGGGAACCTGCCCCTAAGATCTGGAAGACCAAATGTATTAATTCCGTTGCCGCCGAATGTTGTGCCGAGTAATGAGAATAATGCCTCGTTAGTTGAGATAGCGATGAGCGACCCGTCGCAAAGCGCCCAACCAACCGGAGCGAAATTGAACCCAACCATTTCGATCTGGCCGACGAACGGATCGTTGTCCATGACCTTCTTCTGGTTCCCGTTCGAGTCAACGCTCTTCTTCCCGACCTGGGCAAGGAGTTTTCCCGCTCCGCCAAGCATTCCTGCTCCGGCAACGGCTCCCAATATTTTGGCAAGAAACCGTCTCCGCTCTGCGGGTTTCTTTTCTTCTGTGTTCCCTGGTAAACTAATCGGTTCCATCTTTCCTCCTGTTCATATGATTGACAACTGTTGTACGCACGACCTGTCTGCGAGGATTACATTCCTGTTTTATCAACATGCGCGCGTCCGACAAAATTCCCTGTTATGGGGTTCTCTTCCTCAACCGAAGTTTGAGGAGGCGCCGCAGCGTTACAACTGAACGAATGTACAGTTTGTGACAGGGGTGAGTGCAGTCACTTCATTGGCGGACAGTCTTTTTGCCGGACAATCATCTGCCCGGCATGATGGGTTTCTCTCTATCAGCTTTGAGAGGGATATATTCCCGAAAGCGCAATTATGAAATTGACGCAGGTGTAAGGCTGCATATTATTGTGTGAAGTGGAACTGCCGGTGTTGCCGATCATCGAAGCGTTCATCGTGCCGTTCGAGGTTGTACCATAATGTTGTATGCCTTCATTGTTCACCGCCGGATAATTGCCTGAAGGAGAAGAGGAAGTACCGTTTGAAGTGCTCGCGGTAACAGAGTGGGAATGAGACGGCATTTCGCTGCTGGTGAGCTGGTGATTCTCCTCGCCTGACATCTGACCCATTACGCGGTTGCTCAGCCCATTGCCCTGGCCCTGATGGATCGGCACTCTACTTCTCAGATCTGGCAGGGCGAACGTAATCTGGCCGTCGCCGCCATAAGTAGTTCCGATCAGGTTGAACAGCGCGGCATATTGCGAGATGGGAAGAAGCTGCCCGTTACATAAAGCCCAGCCGGTCGGCGCGAAACTGAAAGAGACCATTTGGATTTCTCCAAGGTATGGGCTGCTGTCTGCAACTTTTTTCTGATTCCCGCTCGTGTCCACGCTCTTCTTCCCGACCTGGGCAAGAAGTTTTCCTGCTCCGCCCAGTATTCCGGCTCCGGCAACGGCTCCCAATATTTTGGCAAGAAAACGTCTCCGCTCTGCGGGTTTCTTTTCCTCGGTGTTGCCTGGTAAACTAATCTGTTCCATGGTTCCTCCTGTTCTTAAAATTGACAACGTTGTGCGCACTACCTCTCGGAGAGGATTCTCTTCCTCTAGGTAATGAACGTACGTACGACTGGCAAAATTCCCGGCGGAAGTCGCCTTTCCCCTCATGCGAAGTTTGCCGTGAGCGGCAACTTGCACAACTGAACATATGTACGGTTCGCGGACGAGGTGACTGCTGTCACTTGGTCGAGAAGAAAGGAGTCGGATCCCTCGAGATTGGTAATTCTCTTGACATTATTTGGGGAAATGGAGGAAAAAGGAGACAGGAGAGAGAAGGATGTGATAGAGGTAAAAGAATGGGGCTCGATTTATCGGGCCCGTGCGAAAGAAAGATTAGTGGTACCTATCCAGTTGGGATGACTGGATGGATTGATTGAATTTATACTATTGGGGTGCTCAACCGGAAATGTTTCAGAGCTCCGGTTCAGAGCTTTCGTCAGTCTGCAATTCCACCGGCGATTTATGAAGCCCCACGCGCCTGACACTTTGCCATTTCGGAAGAACATCCGTGCTGATGAACTCCAAACAGTATTCCTCAAGATCAATGTCGTCCAAGTCTTCCTCGGACGCCGTGATCTGCAGGTCTACAAGCGCAATTGTCCCGTTAATCTTCTGCGGGTCAAGTGCGTAAGAGATTGGTCCGTGTTTTCGCCAGGCACAAATTTTCGTTCCGTGAATGTAAGTGTTGGGTGCATCCGGGAGTGATCGGAATGATTTAGCCGCTTCGAACTCAAGCTGGATGTTCTCATGCACCAAATCTCCCTCATTCGGCTTCATGATGATCGACCCTTTCTGAAATCAGGCCGGAAAGTAGTTCAGAATTTCTTCCGGCGGGCTCCTGTTTTCAAAGAGCGACGGGACATCCCGATGAGGGATGCCCCGTCCATAAACATCATTACGGATAAAGTCCGCGCAGGCGGGTGGCCTCCGCGACTCTTCCAATACCCAGCATGTTCGCAGCGATACGCATGTTCACTTTCCTGTCGTGGTGAATCTTGATTACCTCTGCAAAGCTGAACTTCATTATCTTCTCGAGGCGGGCGTAGACTTCCGTCTCATCCCAGAAAATATGAGACTCGTCCTGCGCCCACTCGAAATATGAAACGGTCACGCCGCCGGCATTGCACAGGATATCCGGAATGATGAACACGCCCTTATCGAATAGGATCGTGTCGCCTTCTGGCGCAACGGGGCCGTTGGCCGCTTCCGCAACGATCTTCGTGTTAAGCTTGTTAGCGTTTTCGCCGGTGATGGAATTCTCGAGCGCCGCAGGAATGAAGATGTCGCACTGCATCGAGAGTAGCTCGTCGGGTGTTATTTGTTCTGCACCGGGGAACCCCATCACAGTGCCCGTGCGGACTTTGTGCAGCATCAGCTTCGGGATATCCAGCCCGTTCTTGTTGTAGATGCATCCCGAGGAATCGCTCACCGCGATAACGTAACTCGCACCGCTGTCGAGCAGATGTGCCGCAACAGAGCCAGCGTTTCCGAATCCCTGGACGACAACCTTCGCACCTTTGAGAGGAAGGTTCAGGATATCGCATGCGCTCTGGATGGTGTAGAAGACGCCGCGCCCCGTTGCTTCATTCCTTCCCTGCGACCCGCCAAGGCTGAGAGGTTTCCCGGTTACCACGCCGGGTACAGAATATCCCTTCATCATGCTGTACGTGTCCATGATCCAGGCCATTGTCTGCGGATTCGTGTAAACATCCGGGGCGGGGATATCCATCTCAGGACCTATCATCGGGAGAATGCCCGCGGTATACCTGCGCGTGAGGTGTTCAAGTTCATGAATCGAGAGCACTTTGGGATTGCAAGTTACCCCACCCTTCGCTCCGCCGAACGGTATGTTTACAATTGCACATTTCCATGTCATCCAGCACGCGAGTGCTTTCACTTCGTCGAGTGTCACATCGGGATGATATCGAATTCCGCCTTTCCCCGGTCCGCGCGCTGTGCTGTATTGAACACGATGGCCAACAAAGGACTCAATTCTGCCTGTGTCCATCCGAACCGGGATGTTCACGGTCAATACGCGTTCCGGATTTCTGATCATCATACGAATATCGAAATCGAGCTCGAGTTGATCCGCCGCCATGTCGAAGTTCTTCAACGCGGCTTCGTACGGATTCTGGTGGAGGACGATTCCTCTAGCAACCGTTTCCATAGGTCTTACTCCTTTCTTGTGGAAAAGTATGGGACGCCACGGATGTCTCCTCTGCAAAGATATTTCCGCGGTTCTATGCTGCGAACCGGAACTGTTTGTTCCGTTCGATGTTGCCATCCATCTCGTAATGGATCAAGGATCTCTGAATGATCCCCAAATGTGCCAAAGAACAAATCCCTTTTGGAATGCAATGGGAATTTAAATACAAGACCCCGGATCTGCAACGCAGTAACTGTAATAGGGGAATTCAGAACGAATTAGATGGAGACAAGGGATTCGGACGGATATATTCACCTCAGTTTCCGCAGTATCGATCCGCCCGTCCACGATTCACGAACTGATGCGCAACATACGGATACCGTCAGCATTCGATATTTAATAAAAGTCCCGCCGAGATTTCTCACGGCGGGAAATTACCTCCTCCTCCCGAAATTCTATTTCATCAGAACCATTTTCTTAAGCCGGACGTAACCACCGGCAGTCACTCTGAATAAATAGACGCCGCTTGAAAGCCCGTTCGCGTCAAAAGTGACGTCGTAATATCCGGCAGGATAATCCGCATTGGCCAATGTAGCGACTTCCCTCCCGATCATGTCGTAAACCCTGATAGTCACGTGGCTCGCGCTCGGAACCTGGAACGCTATGTTAGTCGACGGGTTGAACGGATTGGGATAGTTTTGCGACACATCAAATTCGTCCGGTACACCGGCCCGGTCCATCCTGATACCTGTCACTGTCAGGTTCACTTCGTTCGAATAAGCCGAGGTAACGAGCGAATTTGCTCCCCTGACCCGGTAGTAATACACGCTGCCGGCGACTACGGATGAGTCGGTAATAGTAGTGACGTTCGTTCCGACGGAATCGATAACTCCGTATGTACCTGCCGCGCCTGTCTTCCGCTCAATGTAATATTTCAATTCGCTCCCGGAATTATCCTGCCACTGGAGTTTAATCTTCTCCCCGACGATTTGACTTGCGGTCAGGTTTGTCGGCGGTCTGAGCGGTGTAATCGCACTTGCAACATTCGAATAGCCGGAGATCCATGGACTGTCCACGGCACAGAGCCTGTAGTAATATTCTGTCCCGTCATTCAGACCTGTGTCGGACCAGGTACTGAAATTCGCTCGCAAGCTCGCCTCATTGGACCATGAGGTCGTTGTATCCAAAGTCCGCTGCAAGACAAAGCCAGTTACATTGTTCGCACTGTCATTCCAAGACATACTTATTCTATCAAAGTCAATGGTCACCGCGCGAAGATTTGAGGGGATAGCTAATACATCCACACTCCCATTTGTAAGCACTACAGAAGGATTCCCTTCGTTAAGGAAATTCTTTTCACCTCCCCCGGAAAAAGACACAGAATCTAAGCCGGCTGCGTTAAGAATAAATCGGACATAGATCAACACACCTGTCCCGGTAAGGGCTGTTGACCCGGCCGAAGCAATGCTCACCATTCCAGGGATGGATATGTTGTAGCTTACCGGACCGAGTGTCTGGCTCAAGGTTCCAGTCGATATTACGCTGTCCACTGACATGTAAGTCGAATTATAACTCAACTGAATCTGGTATGCCTCAACGCCCTTGCCCGTAAGGCTTGTATCCACGTAGACCGGCAAAGTGATCTTGTTTCCCCTGGCACCGCTTGTATCTGGAATAGACAACCTCACTTGAGCTACGACTGCAGATGAGGACGCAGCCAGCAAGAGCAAAATCGTCATGTACTTTGAAGTTTTAACCATCTTAAGCTTTCTCATCGACCGAGTACGCGGCGCTAATGACCGCACTCGTGACTCTCCGGTTGAATGATTACTAGCGTTTAGTTTTCAAAATTTTCGAGTGAACTACAGAATTCCAAACTGATCAGTCAACCTCCTAAAAAATAAGAGCGCACATCCGAAGGGACGTGCGCCCATCTTTTGAAACACTGCCAGACGTTAAGCTTCCATCAACCTATTTCAGGAGAACCATCTTCTTAATTGAGATAAAGTCGTTTGCCACCAGTCGGTAAAAATAAATTCCGCTTGGCAGCATCGACGCGTCAAACGTCACCGTGTAACTGCCCGAAGACTTCATTTCGTTAATGAGTGTCCTCACCTCTCTCCCAAGTATGTCGTAGACTACCAGTTCGACGCGCGATTGTTTGAGGATATCGAATGAGATTGTCGTTGTTGGATTGAATGGGTTCGGATAATTCTGAGAAAGGCTAAATTCCTTTGGTAGTCCTTTTATCTCGACTACGGGGTCTATTCCTGACCCCGTACTAAAATTAGCAATTACGGAGTAAGCGCTAGCTCCTGCGGTGTCGATTGCCAAGACATGCCAGTAATAGGTTGTATCGGCTGCCAACGGAGTGCCCAGCTTTTTGGTAGTGTCTGTAAGCGTCGTATCGAATGCTATATTCCCCGCTATGAACTCGCCGAGACTGTCAACATCACTCCTGGTCGCAACTTGCAGGCGATACCTGTCTGCGAATGCAGAAACGCTCCAGGTAAATGTCGTCTTCCGCGGTTGATGGGAAGTACCAACGGGTGAAAGCAGGTTTGGAACCGCAGGTACTGCGACTATAGTCGTGAACGAATCTATTGAAGTGAATGCACTCTCTCCACCGGCATTGTAAGCACTTACACGCCAATAATATTTTTTGAAATTTGTTAAAGACATTACTCTTCTGGTGGTATCTGTAGTGGAATCGTTGACAACAAACGATGAGAACGTGAAACTTGCCGACAGCTG
This DNA window, taken from Candidatus Kryptoniota bacterium, encodes the following:
- a CDS encoding tail fiber protein, producing MEPISLPGNTEEKKPAERRRFLAKILGAVAGAGMLGGAGKLLAQVGKKSVDSNGNQKKVMDNDPFVGQIEMVGFNFAPVGWALCDGSLIAISTNEALFSLLGTTFGGNGINTFGLPDLRGRFPLGMGQGNGLTDRPIGEESGEENHTLISSEMPIHTHQVEASTSNGTSSTPSGNYPAVNNEGIQHYATTANGTMSASMLTSAGSSQSHNNMPPFLAVNFIIATSGIFPARS
- a CDS encoding tail fiber protein, with translation MEQISLPGNTEEKKPAERRRFLAKILGAVAGAGILGGAGKLLAQVGKKSVDTSGNQKKVADSSPYLGEIQMVSFSFAPTGWALCNGQLLPISQYAALFNLIGTTYGGDGQITFALPDLRSRVPIHQGQGNGLSNRVMGQMSGEENHQLTSSEMPSHSHSVTASTSNGTSSSPSGNYPAVNNEGIQHYGTTSNGTMNASMIGNTGSSTSHNNMQPYTCVNFIIALSGIYPSQS
- a CDS encoding Glu/Leu/Phe/Val dehydrogenase, yielding METVARGIVLHQNPYEAALKNFDMAADQLELDFDIRMMIRNPERVLTVNIPVRMDTGRIESFVGHRVQYSTARGPGKGGIRYHPDVTLDEVKALACWMTWKCAIVNIPFGGAKGGVTCNPKVLSIHELEHLTRRYTAGILPMIGPEMDIPAPDVYTNPQTMAWIMDTYSMMKGYSVPGVVTGKPLSLGGSQGRNEATGRGVFYTIQSACDILNLPLKGAKVVVQGFGNAGSVAAHLLDSGASYVIAVSDSSGCIYNKNGLDIPKLMLHKVRTGTVMGFPGAEQITPDELLSMQCDIFIPAALENSITGENANKLNTKIVAEAANGPVAPEGDTILFDKGVFIIPDILCNAGGVTVSYFEWAQDESHIFWDETEVYARLEKIMKFSFAEVIKIHHDRKVNMRIAANMLGIGRVAEATRLRGLYP
- a CDS encoding cohesin domain-containing protein produces the protein MVKTSKYMTILLLLAASSSAVVAQVRLSIPDTSGARGNKITLPVYVDTSLTGKGVEAYQIQLSYNSTYMSVDSVISTGTLSQTLGPVSYNISIPGMVSIASAGSTALTGTGVLIYVRFILNAAGLDSVSFSGGGEKNFLNEGNPSVVLTNGSVDVLAIPSNLRAVTIDFDRISMSWNDSANNVTGFVLQRTLDTTTSWSNEASLRANFSTWSDTGLNDGTEYYYRLCAVDSPWISGYSNVASAITPLRPPTNLTASQIVGEKIKLQWQDNSGSELKYYIERKTGAAGTYGVIDSVGTNVTTITDSSVVAGSVYYYRVRGANSLVTSAYSNEVNLTVTGIRMDRAGVPDEFDVSQNYPNPFNPSTNIAFQVPSASHVTIRVYDMIGREVATLANADYPAGYYDVTFDANGLSSGVYLFRVTAGGYVRLKKMVLMK
- a CDS encoding T9SS type A sorting domain-containing protein, which encodes TFATTTYDTSGVAATSKGISGLANLAKYYWRVDATNAGGTSGWSSVWSFTTVVSAPSHPTLLLPTNGSEDQRADTLILIWSRSNGSVGYHCQLSASFTFSSFVVNDSTTDTTRRVMSLTNFKKYYWRVSAYNAGGESAFTSIDSFTTIVAVPAVPNLLSPVGTSHQPRKTTFTWSVSAFADRYRLQVATRSDVDSLGEFIAGNIAFDTTLTDTTKKLGTPLAADTTYYWHVLAIDTAGASAYSVIANFSTGSGIDPVVEIKGLPKEFSLSQNYPNPFNPTTTISFDILKQSRVELVVYDILGREVRTLINEMKSSGSYTVTFDASMLPSGIYFYRLVANDFISIKKMVLLK